AGACACTCAATCAAAATATATAAAGATTACAAAGATGGAGGTATGAAACCATGATGTTTAAATTATTGGATTTACAATTATTCGCTTCTAAAAAGGGAGTTGGGTCAACAAAGAATGGTCGTGATTCTCACTCAAAAAGATTAGGGGCTAAATTATCTGATGGACAATTCTGTACAGCAGGTTCAATCATTTACAGACAAAGAGGAACGAAAATTCATCCTGGTGTAAATGTTGGTAAAGGTGGAGATGACACATTATTTGCAAAAGTAGATGGTGTTGTTAAATTCGAAAGAGACGGAAGAACAAGAAAGAAAGTTTCTGTTTACCCAGTAGCTTAATGGGGAACCCCTTAAATGGGGTTCTTTTTTTGAAAAAATAGGAAAGAAGGTGAAAGAATGAAGTTTATAGATAAAGTCAATATATATGTAGAAGCTGGAAAAGGTGGCGATGGAGTTGTTGCGTTTAGACGTGAAGCTTATGTTCCTAAAGGTGGTCCAGCTGGTGGCGATGGTGGTAAAGGTGGAAGTGTTATTTTTGAAGCAACAACATCTTTATCAACTTTGTTAGATTTTAGATATCGTCGTGAATATATATCTAAAAATGGTGGTCAGGGAATGGCTAAGAAAATGCATGGGGCTGATGCCAATGATATGATTTTACAAGTTCCTGTTGGGACAGTGATTTATGATCAAGATACTGGTAAGATTTTAGCAGATTTAACTCACGATAAACAACGTGCAGTGATTGCTAAAGGGGGACGTGGTGGACGTGGAAATGCCCGTTTTGCGACTAGTCGTAATCCAGCTCCTACAATTTGTGAACGTGGGGAACCAGGTGAAAAACATAATTTGGTTTGTGAGTTGAAATTATTAGCTGATGTTGGGTTAGTCGGTTTTCCATCAGTAGGAAAGTCAACATTTCTTTCAGTTGTAACACGTGCCAAACCAGAAATTGCAGATTATCATTTTACGACAATTGTTCCTAATTTAGGTGTGGTTCAGGCAAAGGATGGACGTTCATTTGTTATGGCTGATTTACCTGGATTAATTGAAGGTGCAAGTCAGGGAAAAGGTTTAGGTCACCAATTTTTAAGACATATTGAAAGATGTCGAGTGATTGTTCATGTCATTGATATGGGTGGCAGTGAAGGTCGTGATCCTTATGAAGACTATTTAGCTATTAATAAGGAATTAGGTGAATATAAATACCGTTTACTAGAAAGACCACAGATTATTATTGCTAATAAGATGGATGAACCAAATGCTGATGAAAATTTAAAAGTCTTTAAAGAAAAAATTGGTAATGATATTCCGGTTTTTCCAGTTATTGCTTTAATTCAAGAAGGTGTTGATATGCCATTATATGCCATTGCTGATTTATTAGATAAAACACCATCATTTACAAGTGAAGAGGAAGAAATGGAAAATAGTGTTCTTTATACTTATGAGGGTGATGATGAAATTGGTTTCGAAATTCAAAACGAAGGTAATGGAAATTGGCATGTAACAGGTGCAAAAGTAGAAAGAATTGTTCAAATGTCATCGCTTGGTAGTGATGATGGGGTCAAACGTTTTGCTCAAAAAATGCGTAATATTGGATTGGATGATGCTTTACGTGTAGCTGGAGTTCAACCTGGCGATACAGTTTCAATTCTTGATTTTGAGTTTGAATTCTACGAATAATGAATAGGGGGATAATATGTTAGGAACGATAGTCAATACTGGAACTGTTCTTTTGGGAAGTCTTATTGGATTGTTTTTAAATCAGGGAATTCCTGAAAGAATTGCTAATCAAATGATGAAAGCACTTGGCTTGTGTACAATTTTTATTGGTGTTCAAGGAGCTTTTAAAGGTGAAAATACTTTAATTATGATTGTTTCGATGGTCATTGGTGTCGTTATTGGTGAAGGCATTGATATTGATAAAAGAGTTACAAATACAGTGAATCGTTTAGAAGAGAAGTTTGTGAAAAAACAAGATCAAAAACATTCTATTTCTGAAGGATTGATTACATCAAGTTTATTGTTCTGTGTTGGTTCAATGACAATTGTTGGCTGTTTAAATGCTGGATTGCTTAATGATAATACGATGCTTTATACAAAGGCAACATTGGATTTTTGTTCATCTATGATTTTTGCCTCAACGCTTGGAATTGGTGTGATATTGGCTGCGGGTGTAGTTTTGATTTATCAGGGTGGATTGACTTTGCTGGCATCTTTAGCTGCACCACTTTTAACAACTGCAGTCATTAATGAAATGACTTGTGTTGGTTCTTTGGTTATTATAGCAACTGGACTTAATTTGTTAGGGGTAACGAAAATCAAATTAATGAATTATATTCCAGCTATGTTTCTACCTATTATTCTTTGTTTATTTATGTAAAAAATGAGAAATTTATTCTCATTTTTTAATTTATGTACATTTCTATGTTATAATAGTGACAATGTTATGAAATAGGAGTAAAGATATGTATAGTTATATAAAAGGTGTTATTGTAGATATGGCAAGAGATCATATTGTTATTGATAATCAGGGGATTGGTTATTTGATTTATGTTTCAAATCCCTATCAGTTTACAAAGGGCAAAGAAACATTGGTTTATGTTTATCAGCAAGTCAAAGAAGATGGTATTGTATTATATGGTTTTTTAACCAAAGAAGAAAAAGAATTGTTTTTGAAATTGATTTTAGTAAAAGGAATTGGCTGTAAAACAGCTATTGGAATTTTAGCTACAGGTGATGTGAATGCAATTATTCAAGCCATTGAATCTAAAAATATTACTTATTTGAAAAAAATTCCTGGCATTGGTCCGAAGGCAGCGCAACAGATTATTTTAGATTTACAGGGAAAATTCAATGCTGTGATGACTGAGATGGTTTTAACATCAGTTGAATTTGATGAAGCGATAGAAGTCTTAATAGCTTTAGGATATAAACGTCAGGATGTTGATAAAGTCATGAATAGTTTATCAAATGAACAGTTGGATACAAATGGTTATGTTAAAAAAGCTTTAAGTTTATTAGTGAAGTTATAGGAGGTATCATATGGAACGTGATATTTTAGATGTTGAAGAGCATATTGATGATGATGAAAGCCAATTACGTCCTCAATCATTTGATGAATATGTTGGGCAATCACATTTAAAAGATAATTTAAAAGTATTTGTTGGGGCAGCAAAATTAAGAGATGAATCATTGGATCATGTGCTATTATATGGTCCGCCAGGTTTAGGGAAAACAACAATGTCAATGATTATTGCTAATGAAATGGGTACGCATCTTAAAATGACGACAGGACCAAGTATTGAAAAGACAGGGGATCTGGTTGCTATATTAACATCATTAGATCCAGGTGATGTCCTGTTTATTGATGAGATTCATCGTTTAAATAAAGTTGTTGAAGAAATTTTGTATCCAGCAATGGAAGATTTTTGTGTTGATGTGGTCATTGGTAAAGAAGCTTCAACGAGGTCAATTAGGATTGATTTGCCACCTTTTACCCTAGTTGGTGCAACAACGCGTGCTGGTGATTTATCAGCGCCTTTGCGTGATCGTTTTGGAATTGTATCAAAATTAGAATATTATAATCAGGAAGAATTAACCAAAATTATTCATCGAACAAGTCAGGTTTATCATATTCCAATGGAAGAATCAGCAAAAAGTGAATTAGCAAAACGTTCTCGAGGAACGCCCCGAATTGCCAATCGTTTATTTAGACGAGTGAGAGATTTTGCCCAATACAATGGTGATGAAACAATCACAAAAGAAAGAACAGTAGAAGCTTTGCAAAGATTAAAAGTAGATGAATTAGGGTTAGATGATGTTGATCATAAATATCTCCTTGGAATTATTCAACGTTTTCAAGGTGGACCTGTTGGATTAGAGGCTATTGCAGCTAGTATTGGTGAAGAACCAATGACATTAGAAGATGTTTATGAACCTTATTTATTACAGACAGGTTTAATTAAAAGAACGCCTAGAGGTCGTGTTGTGACTGAAATGGCTTATCAGCATTTTCATATTATCAAAGAATCTTAGGATTCTTTTTTTTATTTGAAAAGGAGGCTATTATGAAAAGAAAATATCAAGTCATAGGTATTTTTATTTTGTTGTTATGTTCAGTTATTTATGATTTTCCACGTACTACACAGGAAACTATAGAAACAGAACCTTTATCATACGTCACTTTAGAAGGTGCTTTTTTAAAAAATGGGAAATATGAGTTCACAGGTCATAAATATGTCCGTGATATTGTCTTGGAGGTTGGAGTTAAAGATAATGCGAATCTCAATGCTTTATCTTTAGAACAAGAAGTTATTGATGAATCCCGTTTGTATTTACCATTGCAGCAGGAAACATGTATTTCTTTAAATCATGCCAGTCAAGAAGAATTAATGACACTCAAAGGAATAGGTGAAAAAACAGCTCAAAAAATTATTGATTATCGTCAAAATCAGCCTTTTTTAAGATTGGAGGATATTATGAATATTAGTGGAATAGGTGAAAAGACATATTTACGATTGAGAGATTCATTATGTTTATAAGATATCATCTTTTTTATTATGCTATTGGTTGTTTGTTAGTGGTTCTTGGTCGGTTTTGTCATCCTATATTTTATTTTGTTTTTATGATGATTGGATTATGGGGGTTATGGAGGTTTGGTTGG
The sequence above is drawn from the Candidatus Stoquefichus sp. SB1 genome and encodes:
- the ruvB gene encoding Holliday junction branch migration DNA helicase RuvB, encoding MERDILDVEEHIDDDESQLRPQSFDEYVGQSHLKDNLKVFVGAAKLRDESLDHVLLYGPPGLGKTTMSMIIANEMGTHLKMTTGPSIEKTGDLVAILTSLDPGDVLFIDEIHRLNKVVEEILYPAMEDFCVDVVIGKEASTRSIRIDLPPFTLVGATTRAGDLSAPLRDRFGIVSKLEYYNQEELTKIIHRTSQVYHIPMEESAKSELAKRSRGTPRIANRLFRRVRDFAQYNGDETITKERTVEALQRLKVDELGLDDVDHKYLLGIIQRFQGGPVGLEAIAASIGEEPMTLEDVYEPYLLQTGLIKRTPRGRVVTEMAYQHFHIIKES
- the rpmA gene encoding 50S ribosomal protein L27 — protein: MMFKLLDLQLFASKKGVGSTKNGRDSHSKRLGAKLSDGQFCTAGSIIYRQRGTKIHPGVNVGKGGDDTLFAKVDGVVKFERDGRTRKKVSVYPVA
- the obgE gene encoding GTPase ObgE, which gives rise to MKFIDKVNIYVEAGKGGDGVVAFRREAYVPKGGPAGGDGGKGGSVIFEATTSLSTLLDFRYRREYISKNGGQGMAKKMHGADANDMILQVPVGTVIYDQDTGKILADLTHDKQRAVIAKGGRGGRGNARFATSRNPAPTICERGEPGEKHNLVCELKLLADVGLVGFPSVGKSTFLSVVTRAKPEIADYHFTTIVPNLGVVQAKDGRSFVMADLPGLIEGASQGKGLGHQFLRHIERCRVIVHVIDMGGSEGRDPYEDYLAINKELGEYKYRLLERPQIIIANKMDEPNADENLKVFKEKIGNDIPVFPVIALIQEGVDMPLYAIADLLDKTPSFTSEEEEMENSVLYTYEGDDEIGFEIQNEGNGNWHVTGAKVERIVQMSSLGSDDGVKRFAQKMRNIGLDDALRVAGVQPGDTVSILDFEFEFYE
- a CDS encoding DUF554 domain-containing protein; its protein translation is MLGTIVNTGTVLLGSLIGLFLNQGIPERIANQMMKALGLCTIFIGVQGAFKGENTLIMIVSMVIGVVIGEGIDIDKRVTNTVNRLEEKFVKKQDQKHSISEGLITSSLLFCVGSMTIVGCLNAGLLNDNTMLYTKATLDFCSSMIFASTLGIGVILAAGVVLIYQGGLTLLASLAAPLLTTAVINEMTCVGSLVIIATGLNLLGVTKIKLMNYIPAMFLPIILCLFM
- the ruvA gene encoding Holliday junction branch migration protein RuvA codes for the protein MYSYIKGVIVDMARDHIVIDNQGIGYLIYVSNPYQFTKGKETLVYVYQQVKEDGIVLYGFLTKEEKELFLKLILVKGIGCKTAIGILATGDVNAIIQAIESKNITYLKKIPGIGPKAAQQIILDLQGKFNAVMTEMVLTSVEFDEAIEVLIALGYKRQDVDKVMNSLSNEQLDTNGYVKKALSLLVKL
- a CDS encoding ComEA family DNA-binding protein; translated protein: MKRKYQVIGIFILLLCSVIYDFPRTTQETIETEPLSYVTLEGAFLKNGKYEFTGHKYVRDIVLEVGVKDNANLNALSLEQEVIDESRLYLPLQQETCISLNHASQEELMTLKGIGEKTAQKIIDYRQNQPFLRLEDIMNISGIGEKTYLRLRDSLCL